One stretch of Arachis hypogaea cultivar Tifrunner chromosome 20, arahy.Tifrunner.gnm2.J5K5, whole genome shotgun sequence DNA includes these proteins:
- the LOC140182978 gene encoding uncharacterized protein: MVIALAANYNYILNITEQNSKILRLTRTLEVGWEPPEEDWAKLNVDGSVFQPGSRGASGGIIRDSRERTLGFFMGMKLPVKMSIPYLVVESDSSCVIHLLQSVVVEKHVGTSLVRSINELMTRLHKVMIRHVFRETNQCVDVLAKHGQDIEKGIRWFQEIPAMVVSFACADERGMKFSGRLSFNFFCFGP, translated from the exons ATGGTTATAGCTCTAGCAGCAAATTATAATTACATTCTCAACATCACTGAACAGAATAGCAAAATTCTCAGACTTACCAGGACTTTGGAGGTTGGTTGGGAACCACCTGAAGAGGACTGGGCCAAGTTAAATGTTGATGGCTCAGTCTTTCAACCGGGTAGCAGAGGAGCTAGTGGCGGCATCATCCGTGACTCCAGGGAAAG AACTTTGGGGTTCTTTATGGGTATGAAATTACCGGTGAAAATGAGCATCCCCTACCTTGTAGTGGAGtctgattctagttgcgttattCATCTTCTCCAAAGTGTCGTGGTGGAGAAGCATGTGGGAACTTCGTTGGTGCGTTCCATAAATGAACTTATGACTAGACTACACAAAGTGATGATTCGACATGTTTTCAGAGAGACAAACCAATGTGTTGACGTTTTGGCTAAGCATGGACAAGATATAGAAAAGGGGATTAGGTGGTTTCAAGAAATTCCTGCCATGGTGGTATCGTTTGCTTGTGCAGATGAAAGAGGGATGAAGTTTTCAGGAAGATTGtcgtttaatttcttttgttttgggcCATAG